The window aaatttaTACGTAAACTTTGCTATCTGTAAGGGGTTTGGAAAAACACATTCAACCTTAAAGTTCTTTTTTTGCTGCTTAtatattatcctttttttttaattaaattaaatgtgaAATTATTATTGAATATATAATCTGTTTGAAGTTGCATGTAACAGGTTATGCTTTTTTCGTTTAggtatttttgttctctctgtGGTCAAGGGGTGTGCAAGATGGTATGATATTTCTTTTGATAGTTGAGTGGACTTAATTTTGCTTTTCAATTTTGGGTAATTATTGGATACTCCCTGAATAtactataaatgcgtactcccttcTTTCACAAAAtagtgggtcccactaattaaatttatggtgaaacccacaattcatgtgaaaatggggagtacgcatttatggtactcccggagtattcaataattttccttcaatttttgaaTAGGATTATCACTTGATTTCATTTGCAATAACTCTTAATGTCTTAATTGAGTACATACAAATGTTCATCAAAGCAAATACCTATTAGCATtgattatattttgttattaccagtttttattaaattaagatGGAGTTAATTTTCTGGAGATAGTCCCCTTGCCAACAAGAGCTTTCTCATGGTAACCTGTTATGATTTCAATAGATTTTACGTTCAATAataatctgaattttttttttttttaagataatatGTGATAAGCAAGAGGTAAACGGTCTTGGCCTTTGGTTTATCAAGTTTGCCTAGACCATATGAGTTTCTATGTTTCATTCTATCTTTAGCTTAGACCATGAATTCCTTTCCAAAGTAATATTTTTGATCATGGATTAATGAGAAGTTTGATCGTTCTTTTTCTTATCTGCATTTGCATCCCTTAATGATCATTTGGAGTAGGAAGATCACGTCAGATAGAATTAGAGAGAAGGCAGCTACCAGTTGCAAGGAGCCTAATTCAACTATTTTCGTCAGTTAACGTCGCTTCATATTTAGGGACATGCTCTCCAAATAGTAGTGATAATTATCATGATTTTCAATTATATGGTTATGTTTCTTCAtgcttaattttaaataaatttagttgGTGAATGATTGCTTTAACAGTTGTTGATTAATTggcaaaataagaaaattgttttgtGAAGTACTTTGTAATTTGTATGATCACCTTGCTCACTTAGGTAAGATAAGTTTAGCATCATCACTATTTGAATGTTTCCATACATAAGTATGGATTACAATctagtttttatatataaatataaatatatatttttttaatttgattctcaattttgtgccacgtgtcccatctaatttttaatttttgtactaagtgaattattaagtataaaaatggaaaagtccaaatccaattaggttctaaattggatttcaattggagtttaattttgcaccacatatccttctaatttttttaatttttatggcaagtgaattattggatgCAAgtccttttggatatacactattgtaagtttctttaaaaaactttctCCCCTCTCTCCGTGCatatgtgttaaaatacttagtattctaaaaaaaaaaaaattattggatgcaaaaaccaaaaaatctaaatctaatgaaattctaaatcatatatatatatatgagaaatcattacatattttagaaatatatggtttaaaaaaagtgtaaactaataccatgtataattttaacctcttctaaaaaaagttataatttgaaccatgtaattgtgattatttttaattaatattataccCATGGATATGCACGGGGTTACACactggtatatatatataaagtcaaaacttagattttcaaTTGGTGTCTAATTTTGCATCACATGTtccatgtatttttttaattattgttccaagtgagttattagtacaaaaaccaaagagtgaaaataaataaataagaaggaaaaagaaatgtttGGTTTGACTTTGATAAGGTATTAACATGATTGTTGGCCATGGGGATTggggaaaattaaataaataatgaaaatagaatttaaatttaaatctaaactaaactaaactaaactctagcaaactgaaaattaataacatttgctatcaatattttttcttatagattattattatactGACAGTGGTCGAacaaactaaaattgaaaatttcgtggataataatttaaatgatttttttatttatttcaaataaacttatattttgttttataagtagtttttttatatttttaaatatataaacattATTTGTAAACTAAGTAAAATTTAATATACATTTAGTAATGcttatttgtaaatatatttcatgcatatgcatgagatTATAAGTTAGTTTCATTAAAACATGAATACCCAGCAAATAAACTGTAATTAAAATAAGGGAATTCAGATGCCCTTAAAAGTGCACTATTCAATGcactaattttaatttgtgtttcaaaaataaactGCCAAAttagtcaataaaaaaaatgctaaaatgcaaattataTCTTCCAAGTTTGATTGAAATTCACTTCAGTCTTTTAGTTTTACCATCCTTCAATTGagtcctctaaatttcaaattcactAATTCAATAATTTAGGTCTTGcgtccaatttttattttattatatgctAGAAAGTGAGAAACTAAGAAAATACATACATGCATATTCTTGTGCTGCGGTCGTAAAGTTATTTGTGTCtgcaacttaaattttcaaCAACTTGCTATAGGAAATTCAAGTTATTATATAATATGTGCAAGAAAATGAGAAACTGAgaaaatacatacatatttGCAAACTCATTTTGCACAAGTAGCTAATACAAAATTGGAgaattaagctttttttttcctatgttaGAAGATTGTACAAAGAATAAATTAAGTTATAAACAATTGACAaatcaaaaaattcaattaactATGTACGAAATATCCAAAACTAGAAAAGTTTGCTTCCGAATTCGTCTAGACGGGAAGAAGCTGACTTTCTAGCAAGTTCTCTGAGTTGTGATAAGCTTCTCCCAAGTTTCAAAGCCACCTTCATTTCAAACAATTCcccattctctcttttctccaaaTCTCTTTCCTCAAGTGTGGTTTCAATTGACTCTTGCAGTAGTTGGAAAAAGCCACCACAGTTTCTATACATCTCAATCACCATCCCAACTTGTCCACCATGCTCAAAAGCATTTACTGTGCTAGCTAAAGCCCCAGCAGCCACTGCTACTATTGGTGCCCATGATCCATTACCAACAAAAGCTGAGCCCAAGGCTGCAATGCCTGTGAGTAATGGACCTGAGATAGCTAAAGTCTTGTTGATCTTCAATGCCAAGTTGCCAAGTCTTACATAGTCCTCAATGTCTTCTCTCTCCACCACCTTAACAATCTCTCGCATTTCCATTTCAAGTTCCTCACTCCATCCATTGTCACATTGTTTTCCTTCATgtaaaaagtttttcttttgtagtaCTTGATTTTTAGGCCACCAAACAGCTGGCTCAAACTTTGCAGGGAATTTTTCAAGCATTGCACCAAGCAAGGGAAGTGGGTAGGCTTTATCAAGTGCCAAAACTTTTTCCATCACCTCCTTCACATCTTCTTGAGTTGGAGTTCCAATGGCGAGCAAGGTTTGGATTTGGCTCTGGAGCTGCTTGAACAATCTTGTAGCATTACGTTGTTCTTCAGCAAGCTGTGAAGGCTGAATTTTGTTCATTATCAGCAACATTCCGGTGGCCGTGGAATACAAAAGAGTAGACGATAATTTCAACGCCAAAAGGGGCATTCCAATGCCACCAGCTGTGGCTGCAACACCAGCCATTGTTGCAGCAGTGAGAGTTATCATGTTGATGGAGTTTAgaagaagggtgttccaattGTCACGTTGTTCTTCAATGTTGGCGTGCATCTCTACTCTATCAGCAACGGCCTCTAAGATAGCATAGAGTTGAGTGGTAACAATATTTGTACTAGAGTTGTGTGATCTATCATTGATCTTTTCTACTGGGATTGTGTTTATGAACCCGTCTCTTATATTCAGTTCCTCACCTAGATTTCTCATTGGTATTTTtggaagtgagagagagagttttggaaGATTTGGGACATGAATAGCGGCATTGATTTTCCTTGAACAACAacatgaagaagaagacgaaaCTGAAGCCATTTGATT of the Quercus robur chromosome 10, dhQueRobu3.1, whole genome shotgun sequence genome contains:
- the LOC126702454 gene encoding probable F-box protein At4g22030 → MASVSSSSSCCCSRKINAAIHVPNLPKLSLSLPKIPMRNLGEELNIRDGFINTIPVEKINDRSHNSSTNIVTTQLYAILEAVADRVEMHANIEEQRDNWNTLLLNSINMITLTAATMAGVAATAGGIGMPLLALKLSSTLLYSTATGMLLIMNKIQPSQLAEEQRNATRLFKQLQSQIQTLLAIGTPTQEDVKEVMEKVLALDKAYPLPLLGAMLEKFPAKFEPAVWWPKNQVLQKKNFLHEGKQCDNGWSEELEMEMREIVKVVEREDIEDYVRLGNLALKINKTLAISGPLLTGIAALGSAFVGNGSWAPIVAVAAGALASTVNAFEHGGQVGMVIEMYRNCGGFFQLLQESIETTLEERDLEKRENGELFEMKVALKLGRSLSQLRELARKSASSRLDEFGSKLF